Sequence from the Nitrospirota bacterium genome:
TCCTGCCTCTGCAAGTTACAATGTACACCACTTTTCCTTTGGCTCGGCTGGGCTGGAATGGATGGCCGTTCGTCAGCCCAGCCTCTTCCGCCGTTCGCCCAGGCTGAACCAAATCTTTCTATGCAAAGGGTTAAGGTTTTCCCGTTCGCCTCCGATAAAGGAACCGTCACCTTCTGCATGGTACGCGAATCTCGGCCTATGTCTCTCGTCCAGCCGACAGGACGGGAGGTCTCAATGGCAGCGTGTCGGTTAGGGACCGCGGGTTCAGGCCGGGCTCGCATTTTTTCACCATTCACTTTCAGAAGGAGACAGAAGACATGTCTGTTCTTACGCAGAGCTCCGTGAAAGAGAGTTTCAGCCGTTGTTGCGTCAACTCCAAGTTCCTCGATCGTTTCTACGAAATCTTCCTGGCCAGTCATCCCGCTATCGCGCCCCTGTTCAGGAACACCGACTTTTCCAAGCAAAAGATGGCGCTTCGGTCCGGATTGGCCATGATGGTGATGCACACCGAGGGAAACAAAATCGGGACCCAAGGGCTGGATCGCATCGGCCAGAGCCACAGCCGCACGCGCATGAACATCGACCCATCGCTCTATCAGTTCTGGATCGAGAGTCTCATCAAAGCGGTCAAGGAATGCGATCCGCAATGCAATGCCAAGCTCGAAGGTGAGTGGCGTCAGGCTCTAAAAGCCGGGGCTGCCTATATCTCCAGCCAATACTGACCTTCCTCCTTTCGCTCACGTAGAGCTCGGTCATGGAGCCGGTCGGGACAAGTCCCGGCCGGCTCTTTTTTCTCGGCTGGAACGGATGGGCAGGGAGCGGTTCGGCCTCTGCGGGGTCCTTGATATCGGAGGTAGTACGACTAACGCAGCACCGTTCCGATGGTCCGATAAGGTGCTGCGACAACAGTAAGTCGCCAGAAGCCATGGGATATGGCCGCATCGAGGCGATACGACGAACGGCCGTCATTTGTCAGCCCAGCCGCTCTTAATTTAATTGAAGAGTATGGGGGAGCAGGACAGGGAACGGGAACTATCTGCGATGCGCGCGTTCGGCGATCTTCTTGCGGAGGCGGGCCTTTTCGAGGCTGATCTGGGCTTCTTTGACTTCGGACGGCAGGCCGCCGACTTTCAGACGAGTCTCGGCTTCCGCCACCTTGGCTGCGGCCCGCTCGACGTCGATGTCCTCGGCCTTCTCCGCGATCTCCGCCATGACCGTGACCCTGGTCGGCGTCACTTCGGCATAGCCCCAGAGGACCGCCATGTGGTGGGTCTGGTCGCCGACGCGATAGCGGAGCTCCCCAATGCTCAAGGTGGAGAGGAAATGACAGTGGCCGGGCAGCACGCCGAACTCGCCCTCCGCGCCCGGTGCAATGACTTCGTCCACCTGCTGGCTCAACAGCAGCTTGTCCGGCGTCACGACTTCGAGTAGTAGTTTGCCTGCCATAATCGTGGGCTCTCAGCGGTCAGCTATCAGCAGTCAGCTTGGGACTGAGAGCTGAAGGCTGTCGGCTGAATGCTGCTCCTTCTAAACTTTCACTCCCATCTTTTCGGCCTTCGCGATCACTTCCTCGATCGGCCCGACCATGTAGAAGGCCTGCTCCGGCAGGTGGTCGTACTTGCCGTCCAGGATTTCCTTGAAGCTGCGGACCGTGTCCTTGAGCTTCACGTACTTGCCCGGCGCGCCGGTAAAGGCTTCCGCGACGTGGAAGGGCTGCGAGAGGAACCGCTGAATTTTCCTGGCGCGGGCCACGGCCATCTTGTCGTCTTCGGACAATTCGTCCATGCCGAGAATCGCGATGATGTCTTGCAAGTCCTTATACCGCTGCAGCACCGACTGGACGCCGCGCGCCACCTTGTAATGTTCCTCGCCGATCACCTGCGGGTCGAGAATGCGCGAGGTCGAGTCCAACGGGTCCACCGCCGGGTAAATGCCCAACTCGGCCAGCTGCCGGGACAAGACGGTCGTCGCGTCCAAGTGGGCGAAGGCCGTCGCCGGGGCCGGGTCGGTCAGGTCGTCGGCGGGCACGTAGATCGCCTGCACGGACGTGATGGAGCCCTTCTTCGTCGACGTGATGCGTTCCTGGAGCGCGCCCATTTCCGTCGACAGGTTCGGCTGGTAGCCGACCGCCGAGGGCATGCGGCCGAGCAATGCGGACACTTCCGATCCCGCCTGCGTGAACCGGAAGATGTTGTCCACGAAGAGGAGCACGTCCTGGTTCTCTTCGTCGCGGAAGTATTCGGCCACCGTGAGGCCGGTCAGACCGACCCGGAGACGCGCGCCGGGCGGCTCATTCATCTGGCCGTAGACCAGCGCGGCCTTGGACTTGGTGTGATCGTCGGGATCGATGACCTTGGACTCCTGCATCTCGTGCCAGAGGTCGTTGCCTTCGCGCGTCCGCTCGCCCACGCCGGCGAATACGGAGAATCCTCCGTGGTGGAGCGCGATGTTGTTGATCAGCTCCATGATGATGACGGTCTTGCCGACGCCGGCTCCGCCGAAGAGGCCGACCTTGCCGCCCTTGGAATAGGGCTCCAGCAGGTCCACCACCTTGATGCCGGTTTCGAGGACTTCGGTTTTCGTATCCTGATCTTCGAGACTCGGCGCGGGCCGGTGAATGGGATAGGTCTTCTTCGTCTTGATCGGGCCTTTCTCGTCGACCGGCTCGCCGAGCACATTGATGAGGCGGCCCAGCGTCTCGCGGCCGACCGGCACGGAGATCGGCGCCCCCGTGTCCTGCACGTCCATCCCGCGCGTGAGACCGTCGGTCGTGGACATGGCGACGCCGCGGACGCGGTTCTCACCCAAGTGCTGCGCGACTTCCAGCGTGATCCGGACGGCCGGTTTGCCGGCGGCCTTGTTCTCTTCCTGGACGACCTTCAGCGCGTTGTAGATGTTCGGCAGTTGGCCGGGAGGAAACTCCACGTCCACGACTGGCCCGATGACTTGGATGACTTTTCCTGTGCTCATCAATTCACCTTCGGTGAAATTTTAAATGTTCAATTTTCAATGTTGAATGGGACCAAGGGCTTTCTCTGCAATTCACACTTCAACATTCACCATTGCGCTATTTCAGCGCTTCGGCGCCGCCGACGATGTCCATCAGTTCCTTGGTGATCGCCGCCTGTCTGGTCTTGTTGTAGTAAAGGGTCACTTTCTTGATCAGCTGGCCCGCGTTCCGCGTCGCGCCGTCCATGGCGGCCATGCGCGCGCCATGCTCCGCCGCGGCCGATTCCAGGAGGATGCGGAACGTCTGAATCTGGAAATGCTTCGGGACCAGCGCGTTCAAGAGTTCCGTTTCGTCCGGCTCATAGAGATAACTGCCGCCCGGCGCGCCTTCCGCCTGCGTCGCGCCGAACTCGGCTTCGGCATCCACCGGGAACAGTTTTTCCACGATCACCCGCTGCTGGATGGCCGACTTGAATTCGTTGTAGACGACGTAGAGTTCGTCGAAGGTGCCCTTGACGAAGTGGTCGGTCAGGTCGCCGCCGATGTCGATGGCATGTTCGAAGCTGAGCTTGTCGAAGATGCCGGTCCATTCCTGCCGGATGGGCCAGGTGCGGCGGCGGAAGTAGTCCCGGCCCTTGCGGCCGACGATGCTGAGATTGACCTGCACCCCGCGCGCCTCGCACTGCCGCAGGAACTCCGCGCTCTTGCGCACGATATTGCCGTTGAACCCGCCGCAGAGTCCGCGATCGCTCGTAATGACGAGCACCTCGATCTTCTTGCCGTCGCGCTTCTGCAGCAACGGATGCGCGGCGCGATTCACGCGCCGGCTGAGATTGCCGAGCACACCGCGCATCTTGTGCGCATAGGGGCGCGCGGCCAGGATGCGGTCCTGCGAGCGCTTGAGCTTCGCCGCGGCCACCATCTTCATGGCCTTGGTGATCTTCTGCGTATTTTTAAACGCCGCGATCTTGCGGCGCAGGCTTTGTAGGCTCGGCATTTCTTCGCTTTTTGCTATCGGCTATCGGCCATTAGCTCTTTGTTTACTTGGCGCCGTATCCCATCGACTTCTTGAATGCCGTGATGATCTCTTTCAGCCGGCCCCCGACCTTGTCGTCGATCTTGCCGATGCTGGCGATTTCTTTTTTGAGCTCCGGATGGTGTTGCGTGACGTAGTGGAGCAAGTCTTCCTCGAACTGCCGCACTTTTTCGACGGCCACGTCGTCGAGGAATCCGTTGACGCCGGCATAGATCGACAGGACCTGATCCGCCACCGGCATGGGTTTGTATTGCCCCTGCTTGAGCAACTCCACCATCCGGACGCCGCGCGCCAGCTGCATCTGCGTGGCCTTGTCGAGTTCGCTGCCGAACTGGGCGAACGCCGCCATTTCACGGTACTGGGCCAGGTCCAGCCGCAGGGTGCCGGCCACCTGCTTCATGGTCTTGATCTGCGCGGACCCGCCGACGCGGGACACCGAAAGACCGACGTTGATCGCGGGCCGGATGCCCGAATAGAAGAGGTCGCTGCCGAGATAGATCTGCCCGTCGGTGATCGAAATGACATTGGTCGGGATGTAGGCCGAGACGTCGCCGGCTTGCGTTTCGATGATCGGCAGCGCGGTGAGGCTGCCGCCGCCGAGCTTGTCGCTGAGCTTGGCCGCCCGCTCCAACAGCCGGGAGTGCAGATAGAACACGTCGCCCGGGTAGGCTTCGCGGCCCGGCGGCCGGCGGAGCAACAGGGAGAGCTGGCGATAGGCCACCGCGTGCTTGGATAGGTCGTCATAGACGATGAGGGCATGCTTGCCGTTGTCCCGGAAATACTCGCCGATGGCGGCGCCGGCGAAGGGAGCCAGGAACTGCATCGGCGCGGCATCGCTGGCCGTGGCCGACACGACCATGCTGTATTCCATCGCATGGTTTTCCTCGAGCGTCTTGACCACGCGCGCGACGGTCGAGCGCTTCTGGCCGATGGCGACGTAGATACAGAAGACGCCGAGACCCTTTTGGTTGATGATCGTGTCCACGGCGATCGCGGTCTTCCCGGTCTGGCGGTCGCCGATGATCAATTCGCGCTGCCCGCGGCCGATAGGGATCATGGCGTCGATGGCCTTGATGCCCGTCTGCAGCGGTTCACGGACCGACTGTCTGGTGATCACGCCCGGCGCGACGACCTCGATGCGGGACGTCTGCGTGGACTTGATCGGGCCCTTTCCGTCAAT
This genomic interval carries:
- a CDS encoding globin, with amino-acid sequence MSVLTQSSVKESFSRCCVNSKFLDRFYEIFLASHPAIAPLFRNTDFSKQKMALRSGLAMMVMHTEGNKIGTQGLDRIGQSHSRTRMNIDPSLYQFWIESLIKAVKECDPQCNAKLEGEWRQALKAGAAYISSQY
- a CDS encoding F0F1 ATP synthase subunit epsilon → MAGKLLLEVVTPDKLLLSQQVDEVIAPGAEGEFGVLPGHCHFLSTLSIGELRYRVGDQTHHMAVLWGYAEVTPTRVTVMAEIAEKAEDIDVERAAAKVAEAETRLKVGGLPSEVKEAQISLEKARLRKKIAERAHRR
- the atpD gene encoding F0F1 ATP synthase subunit beta; amino-acid sequence: MSTGKVIQVIGPVVDVEFPPGQLPNIYNALKVVQEENKAAGKPAVRITLEVAQHLGENRVRGVAMSTTDGLTRGMDVQDTGAPISVPVGRETLGRLINVLGEPVDEKGPIKTKKTYPIHRPAPSLEDQDTKTEVLETGIKVVDLLEPYSKGGKVGLFGGAGVGKTVIIMELINNIALHHGGFSVFAGVGERTREGNDLWHEMQESKVIDPDDHTKSKAALVYGQMNEPPGARLRVGLTGLTVAEYFRDEENQDVLLFVDNIFRFTQAGSEVSALLGRMPSAVGYQPNLSTEMGALQERITSTKKGSITSVQAIYVPADDLTDPAPATAFAHLDATTVLSRQLAELGIYPAVDPLDSTSRILDPQVIGEEHYKVARGVQSVLQRYKDLQDIIAILGMDELSEDDKMAVARARKIQRFLSQPFHVAEAFTGAPGKYVKLKDTVRSFKEILDGKYDHLPEQAFYMVGPIEEVIAKAEKMGVKV
- the atpG gene encoding ATP synthase F1 subunit gamma; its protein translation is MPSLQSLRRKIAAFKNTQKITKAMKMVAAAKLKRSQDRILAARPYAHKMRGVLGNLSRRVNRAAHPLLQKRDGKKIEVLVITSDRGLCGGFNGNIVRKSAEFLRQCEARGVQVNLSIVGRKGRDYFRRRTWPIRQEWTGIFDKLSFEHAIDIGGDLTDHFVKGTFDELYVVYNEFKSAIQQRVIVEKLFPVDAEAEFGATQAEGAPGGSYLYEPDETELLNALVPKHFQIQTFRILLESAAAEHGARMAAMDGATRNAGQLIKKVTLYYNKTRQAAITKELMDIVGGAEALK
- a CDS encoding F0F1 ATP synthase subunit alpha — protein: MQIKADEISSIIKEKIKGFDKQVDVNEMGSVIQVGDGIAKVYGLDGAMAGEMLEFPGGLYGIALNLEEDNVGAVLMGDDVGVKEGDPVKRTGRIAEIPVGEALIGRVVNAIGQPIDGKGPIKSTQTSRIEVVAPGVITRQSVREPLQTGIKAIDAMIPIGRGQRELIIGDRQTGKTAIAVDTIINQKGLGVFCIYVAIGQKRSTVARVVKTLEENHAMEYSMVVSATASDAAPMQFLAPFAGAAIGEYFRDNGKHALIVYDDLSKHAVAYRQLSLLLRRPPGREAYPGDVFYLHSRLLERAAKLSDKLGGGSLTALPIIETQAGDVSAYIPTNVISITDGQIYLGSDLFYSGIRPAINVGLSVSRVGGSAQIKTMKQVAGTLRLDLAQYREMAAFAQFGSELDKATQMQLARGVRMVELLKQGQYKPMPVADQVLSIYAGVNGFLDDVAVEKVRQFEEDLLHYVTQHHPELKKEIASIGKIDDKVGGRLKEIITAFKKSMGYGAK